A single window of Anopheles moucheti chromosome 2, idAnoMoucSN_F20_07, whole genome shotgun sequence DNA harbors:
- the LOC128298448 gene encoding uncharacterized protein LOC128298448, whose translation MERTFQTMPIDDGIRYWALVNNETHWSINMVLQLFRRAGVRVPRSAGTLLRTKRHASSEIAELGGGHYWYNGFEKTLLSYFRYDAPPVEQFTLTLSVDGLPLHRSGAMQFWPILFAVDELPAAPVMTAAIYCGLTKPTSIEMYLRPAINELNGLLRNGMLLNGKHITVKVRAIVADTPARAFVKGVAGHTGYWSCQKCTVRGTYNRQGHTMVFPYERAPKRTDQSFRDNVPAGHRKGDTPLLELDRFDIVEAGPRQHKAKFNGVARRETGQNTLETESMGADFIVATAYCPAL comes from the exons ATGGAGCGCACGTTCCAGACAATGCCGATCGACGACGGGATTCGCTATTGGGCGTTGGTCAACAACGAAACGCACTGGTCCATCAACATGGTGTTGCAGCTTTTTCGAAGAGCAGGCGTTCGCGTGCCTCGATCCGCCGGAACTTTGCTGCGCACCAAGAGACATGCGTCTAGTGAAATTGCTGAACTTGGCGGTGGGCACTATTGGTATAACGGGTTTGAGAAAACGTTATTATC gtatttcaGATATGATGCTCCACCAGTTGAGCAGTTCACGTTGACGCTGTCGGTTGATGGGTTGCCGCTGCACAGGAGCGGAGCAATGCAATTTTGGCCAATACTTTTCGCCGTCGACGAGTTGCCGGCAGCTCCAGTAATGACGGCGGCCATCTATTGTGGGCTCACAAAGCCCACAAGTATCGAAATGTACCTGCGCCCAGCGATCAATGAGCTGAACGGCCTTTTACGAAACGGTATGCTTCTAAACGGGAAGCATATCACCGTTAAGGTTCGTGCCATTGTCGCTGACACTCCTGCCAGGGCATTTGTAAAAG GCGTGGCTGGTCACACCGGTTACTGGAGCTGCCAGAAGTGTACGGTGCGGGGAACGTACAATCGCCAGGGTCACACGATGGTGTTTCCGTACGAGCGTGCCCCGAAGCGCACGGACCAGAGCTTCCGGGATAATGTTCCGGCGGGACACCGGAAGGGTGATACACCGTTGCTCGAACTGGACAGGTTCGACATTGTCGAAGCTGGACCTCGGCAACATAAAGCGAAATTTAATGGGGTGGCGCGACGGGAAACTGGGCAAAACACACTGGAAACCGAATCAATGGGAGCAGATTTCATCGTCGCTACAGCTTACTGCCCAGCCCTGTGA